Proteins from a single region of Thermovibrio guaymasensis:
- the dpdA gene encoding tRNA-guanine transglycosylase DpdA, with product MKYFMPYWEDWVHRDFDPIKDTYGKGGFKNSLFAHEIFNPPPYDGILVSLGVFKLKLRLIRENGRPTIRGYKNIKKYLKLPSSFPLLGDCGAFTYVSSKEPQIEIFEAVEIYSKLGFDYGISVDHICSEVITVEKEDVDKFDFTDAKPARGGRVKLTLSEWELEWRRELSLKNAKEFLKESLGAPFTPVGAAQGYSVETYVDSVKELVKMGYRYVAVGGLVPRSTDFISSLLEELYREVDLSEVKVHLLGVLREELLPKMASFGVYSFDSASYFRKAWLKAKENYLGVDGNWYASIRIPDSSNPRLSKRLKGNYENLKETEERILKNLRKYDRGSLREVGALVEDIISYDKLFYRGEFKEDKYAELYLKLLKSKIWKECSCPICRELGIDVVIFRGSNRNKRRGFHNTYLFHTSLKEHVKSESEFGMNYI from the coding sequence TTGAAGTACTTTATGCCCTACTGGGAGGACTGGGTTCACAGGGACTTTGACCCGATTAAGGATACCTACGGTAAAGGCGGTTTTAAAAATTCCCTCTTTGCCCATGAGATCTTCAATCCTCCTCCCTACGACGGAATACTCGTTAGCCTCGGAGTTTTTAAGCTAAAGCTAAGGCTCATTAGGGAAAACGGAAGGCCGACAATTAGGGGTTATAAGAACATTAAAAAGTATTTAAAACTCCCTTCCTCCTTTCCCCTTTTGGGAGATTGCGGAGCCTTCACTTACGTAAGCAGTAAAGAGCCCCAGATTGAGATTTTTGAAGCAGTTGAAATCTACTCAAAGCTCGGTTTTGACTACGGAATCTCTGTTGACCACATCTGCAGTGAAGTCATTACGGTTGAAAAGGAGGATGTAGATAAGTTTGATTTTACAGATGCAAAGCCTGCAAGGGGAGGGAGGGTAAAGCTAACTCTCTCTGAATGGGAGCTTGAGTGGAGAAGGGAATTAAGCCTTAAAAACGCTAAGGAGTTCTTAAAGGAGAGTTTAGGAGCTCCCTTTACTCCGGTAGGAGCAGCCCAAGGGTACTCTGTTGAAACCTACGTTGACAGCGTTAAAGAGCTCGTAAAGATGGGATACAGGTATGTAGCAGTAGGCGGTTTAGTTCCAAGGAGCACCGATTTCATATCTTCTCTTCTTGAGGAGCTCTACAGGGAAGTTGACCTATCTGAGGTTAAAGTTCACCTACTTGGGGTTTTAAGGGAGGAGCTCCTACCTAAAATGGCATCTTTTGGAGTCTACAGCTTTGACAGTGCCTCATACTTTAGGAAGGCTTGGCTAAAGGCCAAGGAAAACTACCTGGGAGTTGATGGAAACTGGTATGCCTCTATAAGAATTCCAGACTCCTCAAACCCGAGGCTTTCAAAGAGGTTGAAGGGAAACTACGAGAACCTTAAGGAAACGGAAGAGAGGATACTGAAGAACTTAAGGAAGTACGATAGGGGGAGTTTAAGGGAAGTGGGAGCTCTAGTTGAGGATATAATCTCCTACGATAAACTCTTTTACAGGGGGGAGTTTAAAGAAGATAAGTATGCGGAGCTCTACCTGAAACTCTTAAAGAGCAAAATCTGGAAAGAGTGTTCCTGCCCTATCTGTAGGGAACTTGGAATAGACGTAGTCATATTCAGAGGTTCAAACCGAAACAAGCGCCGAGGCTTTCATAACACGTATCTCTTTCATACAAGTTTAAAGGAGCATGTGAAATCCGAATCCGAATTTGGTATGAATTATATTTAG
- a CDS encoding ABC transporter permease yields the protein MKFLIELVKRDFKERYVGSVLGIWWSFLWPAINIFIYTVIFSKVMGAKIKGIPTTYSYGLYLASGLIPWNAFSNTVVRSSNVFIEMRHIITKVPISLPLLPLTVAIFESITFVIGMGILLCVLFILGIEPSSSVVIVPVAYVVQQVFAYSLGLILATLNVFIRDIREIVNVIMQIWFWFTPIVYVESILPEKVKEIVNLNPAYAFIQVYQKSFVVREQLNFETFIFVSVFSLFLLGLAIFIFKKLEKDVRDFL from the coding sequence TTGAAATTTCTAATAGAACTTGTAAAGAGGGACTTTAAGGAGAGGTACGTCGGCTCAGTTTTGGGTATCTGGTGGTCTTTCCTTTGGCCTGCAATCAATATTTTTATTTACACAGTTATATTCTCAAAGGTAATGGGAGCGAAGATTAAAGGAATACCAACAACTTACAGCTACGGCCTATATCTTGCTTCAGGATTAATACCGTGGAATGCTTTCTCAAATACTGTAGTGAGATCATCAAATGTATTTATTGAAATGAGACATATAATAACGAAGGTTCCTATTTCTCTACCTTTGCTGCCTCTTACTGTTGCAATTTTTGAATCTATAACATTTGTAATTGGTATGGGAATTTTACTTTGCGTTCTTTTTATCCTCGGGATTGAGCCAAGTTCATCAGTTGTTATTGTGCCTGTAGCATATGTTGTTCAACAGGTTTTTGCGTATAGTCTAGGTTTGATTTTAGCAACTTTGAATGTTTTTATAAGAGATATTCGGGAAATTGTAAATGTAATTATGCAGATATGGTTTTGGTTTACTCCTATAGTTTACGTTGAATCAATACTTCCGGAGAAAGTAAAAGAAATTGTCAATTTAAATCCGGCCTATGCTTTCATTCAGGTTTATCAAAAGAGTTTTGTAGTAAGAGAGCAGTTAAATTTTGAAACTTTCATTTTTGTATCTGTTTTCTCACTGTTTTTACTTGGTTTAGCTATTTTTATTTTTAAAAAACTAGAAAAGGATGTGAGAGACTTCTTATAG
- a CDS encoding CheB methylesterase domain-containing protein — MDRLSNDYPWLLKKIPILVAVSGTKSFKLSSSFKPSLIVSFSPKEISTLPRKLAFLERKIKKEPKKEGKNKLIIVGASTGGPRLIEKILVSLPEDYPHSLCIVQHFPKGFSKRFAERLNSISKLEVLEAEEGMELIPGRAVIAKAGYHLHLQQNREKIVCKIVPNIKGLFFVPSVDETFFSALSVIGSKDVVAVLLTGIGYDGAEGMVALRKAGAFTIAESEKTAAVYGMPKVAKEKGGAVKVLDFPDIQKFIFELGES, encoded by the coding sequence ATGGATAGGTTAAGTAACGACTACCCTTGGCTTTTGAAAAAAATTCCAATTCTTGTAGCCGTTTCAGGCACCAAAAGTTTTAAGCTTTCTTCTTCTTTTAAACCTTCTTTAATAGTTAGTTTTTCTCCTAAAGAGATTTCTACTTTACCAAGAAAATTGGCTTTTTTAGAAAGGAAAATAAAAAAAGAACCAAAGAAAGAGGGAAAAAATAAGCTGATAATTGTTGGAGCTTCTACGGGTGGACCGAGATTAATAGAGAAGATACTCGTTTCCCTTCCGGAAGATTATCCACACTCCTTATGTATAGTTCAACATTTTCCTAAAGGTTTTAGCAAGCGTTTTGCAGAAAGGCTGAATTCTATTTCTAAATTGGAGGTATTAGAAGCAGAAGAAGGAATGGAACTTATACCAGGTAGAGCTGTAATAGCCAAAGCCGGTTATCATCTTCATCTTCAGCAAAACAGAGAAAAAATAGTTTGTAAAATTGTTCCGAACATTAAAGGTTTGTTCTTTGTTCCTTCTGTAGATGAAACCTTCTTTTCAGCTTTAAGTGTTATAGGGAGTAAAGATGTTGTTGCTGTCTTACTTACAGGTATAGGGTACGATGGGGCTGAAGGGATGGTTGCTCTTAGGAAGGCTGGAGCTTTTACCATTGCTGAGAGTGAAAAAACAGCGGCTGTTTATGGAATGCCTAAAGTTGCTAAAGAAAAAGGAGGAGCTGTTAAAGTTCTTGATTTTCCCGATATTCAAAAGTTTATATTTGAACTTGGAGAAAGTTAA
- a CDS encoding methyl-accepting chemotaxis protein, whose product MGFSKFKEEGNVLEKREEKERDSFSTTATTSLEELSKKFFQISEDGMAAIEELKSTMEQIAAAADESAGAAEETLATVKEVNNKAHLLTSEGEYVRNVVLDLQKTLKASSERLEESVNGMQDFSRSADKIAQKSREILEASENISSAVELITNLSNKTSLFALNAAIEAARAEDKGRSFTVVASEIRHIAGKSSSYAEGVRGNVKEVQNLIGTLQKEIESVTKEIEDTAIIAKNASSKGLNLINHFVEIAEIVKESLNRIKEVNKEADFLLRGTETISAAAEESASAINEVTSTISQQVNAFKQVEKAALLLTNTVKEGNLERKELLSSIEEVRNSIYSLENSTEQIVEALSQIEQAAEISADDASKNLKVAENGENLMFEVNTFLEDLVKGLRMSKENFQSIMESISRIEEKVREISDLLLRRKSDINSIRLKVKTIQKLCRRIENTIIQITNLAVSGLIEAARIGELGDGFNDVSNDIRDLAVNAEEQLDRAENTIEVLMEKIESILSDIDNLILSLDRERDKLQNLKFELKESEEEIEKSFNVANGLLESAETLKKMVEQSKIAAQQIEEAASISLKNVTESKEAADLILKNTKQMEEIANRLAKLAS is encoded by the coding sequence ATGGGATTCTCTAAGTTCAAAGAGGAAGGTAACGTTTTGGAAAAAAGGGAAGAAAAAGAAAGAGATTCTTTCTCAACAACGGCAACTACCTCTCTCGAAGAACTTTCAAAGAAATTTTTTCAAATTAGTGAAGACGGAATGGCAGCAATTGAGGAACTCAAAAGCACAATGGAGCAAATAGCCGCAGCTGCCGATGAAAGTGCAGGAGCTGCCGAAGAAACCCTAGCGACCGTAAAAGAAGTAAACAACAAAGCCCACTTGCTTACATCCGAGGGAGAGTACGTAAGGAACGTAGTTCTGGACCTCCAGAAAACCCTTAAAGCCTCATCAGAAAGGCTCGAAGAAAGCGTTAACGGAATGCAGGACTTTTCCCGTTCAGCCGATAAAATAGCCCAAAAGAGTAGAGAGATCCTTGAAGCAAGCGAAAACATATCATCTGCAGTTGAATTAATAACTAACCTTTCAAATAAAACCTCCCTCTTTGCGTTAAACGCAGCAATAGAAGCTGCACGAGCAGAGGATAAAGGAAGAAGTTTTACTGTCGTTGCATCTGAAATTAGACATATAGCTGGAAAATCTAGTAGTTATGCCGAAGGAGTAAGGGGAAACGTAAAAGAGGTTCAGAACCTCATTGGCACACTTCAGAAAGAAATTGAAAGTGTAACAAAAGAGATAGAAGATACAGCTATTATTGCAAAAAATGCTTCCTCAAAAGGATTGAATTTAATAAATCACTTTGTAGAAATAGCAGAAATTGTAAAAGAATCTTTAAATAGGATAAAAGAAGTTAACAAAGAGGCTGATTTCCTCCTTAGAGGAACAGAGACTATATCAGCAGCAGCAGAGGAGAGTGCAAGTGCAATTAATGAGGTAACAAGTACCATATCTCAACAAGTAAATGCCTTTAAACAGGTAGAAAAAGCTGCTTTACTCCTTACAAATACGGTAAAGGAAGGAAATTTAGAGAGAAAAGAATTATTGTCTTCTATTGAGGAAGTTAGAAATTCTATTTATTCCCTTGAAAACTCAACAGAACAAATAGTTGAAGCTCTTTCCCAAATTGAACAGGCCGCTGAGATTTCTGCGGATGATGCCTCAAAAAACTTGAAAGTAGCTGAAAACGGCGAAAACCTTATGTTTGAAGTGAATACCTTCTTAGAAGACTTGGTAAAAGGCTTAAGGATGAGCAAGGAAAACTTTCAGTCTATTATGGAGTCAATCTCTAGAATTGAGGAAAAAGTAAGAGAAATTTCTGATCTTCTACTTAGACGAAAGAGTGATATCAACTCGATAAGATTAAAAGTTAAAACAATTCAGAAGCTGTGCAGAAGGATAGAGAATACCATTATTCAAATAACAAATCTTGCTGTAAGTGGACTTATTGAAGCTGCGCGGATAGGAGAACTGGGAGATGGTTTTAACGATGTGAGCAACGATATTAGGGACCTTGCTGTTAATGCAGAAGAACAGCTTGACAGGGCAGAGAACACAATAGAAGTTTTAATGGAAAAAATCGAATCTATATTATCCGACATTGATAATTTGATACTTTCCCTCGACAGAGAGAGAGATAAACTTCAGAATCTTAAATTTGAACTTAAAGAAAGTGAGGAAGAAATAGAGAAAAGCTTTAACGTCGCAAATGGGCTTTTAGAATCTGCAGAGACTCTTAAAAAAATGGTTGAGCAATCCAAAATTGCTGCCCAACAGATAGAGGAAGCAGCTTCTATTTCCCTGAAAAATGTAACAGAATCTAAAGAGGCTGCAGATCTGATATTAAAAAACACAAAGCAGATGGAAGAGATAGCAAATAGATTGGCTAAGTTAGCCTCTTAA
- a CDS encoding ABC transporter ATP-binding protein produces MVEVKDLRKRFKLYKKPSDRLKEILFKRKYHSIYEALKGVSFTVQEGEVLGIIGPNGAGKSTLLKILTGVILPDEGTVKVDGRITGLLELGTGFNFEMTGLENIYLNGMLLGMEKEEISSKLERIIEFSELGDFIFEPLKTYSSGMVMRLAFSIAIHADPDCFVVDEALSVGDAHFQQKCMRRIKEFKEKGGSIIFVSHDLNAVKILCDRAILLHKGEVLEEGSPEKVINRYNFLIAKMNDEEGVKFDIEKKESYGTFEVKIEEVEFKGANSNSNTVSSGEEAEVRIKLFAYKDIENATVGILIRDKFGQDIFGTNTFHLKKKIRLKKGKKYEVKFKLPVNLGPGKYTITVAVHEGEVHSQRCYHWIDNACSFEVAGFKKEFFTGLVYLPTKVNYVEIN; encoded by the coding sequence ATGGTTGAGGTTAAAGACTTAAGGAAGAGGTTTAAGCTTTATAAGAAACCGTCAGATAGGTTAAAAGAGATTCTCTTTAAAAGGAAGTATCATAGTATCTATGAAGCTCTTAAGGGAGTTTCTTTTACGGTTCAAGAAGGAGAGGTTTTGGGGATAATAGGGCCCAACGGTGCAGGAAAATCAACTCTCCTTAAAATCTTAACTGGAGTTATTCTTCCAGATGAAGGAACGGTAAAAGTAGACGGTAGGATTACCGGCCTTTTAGAGCTGGGGACTGGATTTAACTTTGAGATGACGGGACTTGAGAATATCTATCTGAATGGAATGCTCTTAGGAATGGAGAAAGAGGAAATAAGTAGTAAGCTGGAGAGGATAATAGAGTTTTCTGAGCTGGGAGATTTCATATTTGAGCCTCTCAAGACCTATTCCTCTGGAATGGTAATGAGGTTGGCCTTTTCAATAGCTATCCATGCAGATCCTGATTGTTTCGTTGTTGATGAAGCTTTATCGGTGGGAGATGCACACTTTCAACAGAAGTGTATGAGAAGAATTAAGGAGTTTAAGGAGAAAGGAGGGTCAATAATTTTTGTTTCTCATGACCTTAATGCAGTTAAAATTTTGTGTGATAGAGCAATTCTTCTTCATAAAGGTGAAGTTCTTGAAGAAGGGAGTCCAGAGAAAGTTATTAATAGGTATAACTTTTTAATAGCTAAAATGAACGATGAAGAAGGGGTAAAGTTTGATATAGAGAAAAAAGAGTCTTATGGAACTTTTGAAGTTAAAATTGAAGAAGTTGAATTTAAGGGAGCAAACTCAAATAGCAACACAGTAAGTAGCGGTGAAGAAGCAGAAGTAAGGATTAAGTTATTTGCTTACAAAGATATTGAAAATGCAACTGTTGGAATTCTCATAAGGGATAAGTTTGGTCAAGATATATTCGGAACAAACACTTTTCATTTAAAGAAAAAAATAAGACTTAAAAAGGGAAAAAAGTATGAAGTCAAATTTAAATTGCCCGTTAATTTAGGACCTGGAAAGTATACTATAACAGTTGCAGTCCATGAAGGTGAGGTTCATTCTCAAAGGTGTTACCACTGGATAGATAACGCTTGTTCATTTGAGGTAGCAGGCTTTAAGAAAGAATTCTTTACCGGTTTAGTTTATTTACCAACAAAAGTGAATTATGTTGAAATTAATTAA
- a CDS encoding CheR family methyltransferase gives MSLKPTEKELKLLFDTLTKISGITFDEKKFKDIYKHKLSDFIESLSYSDFNKFLLDISLGRNKKVLTELINRITINETYFFRESYQFQVLIDYCIPELVKNKVTGEPIKILCAPCSSGEEVYSIMIYLLEEGKYIERYDFMILGIDIDTNVINKAKKGIYRSRSVHKLNKELLEKYFKKTADNRYQIKRFLRENANFLTVNILDRNNMLKLGKFNIILSRNMLIYFDQKNREQVIKTFYEMLNPKGFLFLGHAENINVPDMFEVVRFGNNFFYRKR, from the coding sequence ATGAGTCTTAAGCCGACTGAAAAAGAACTAAAATTGCTCTTTGATACCTTAACAAAAATATCTGGTATAACTTTTGATGAAAAAAAATTCAAGGACATCTATAAACATAAGCTCTCTGACTTTATTGAATCTTTGTCTTATTCTGATTTTAATAAATTTCTTTTGGATATTTCTTTAGGTAGAAACAAAAAGGTTCTAACTGAACTTATAAATAGAATTACAATCAATGAAACCTACTTTTTCAGGGAATCTTATCAGTTTCAAGTTCTCATAGATTACTGTATACCTGAATTAGTGAAAAACAAGGTTACGGGCGAACCTATAAAAATTCTATGCGCTCCCTGTTCTTCAGGAGAAGAAGTTTACTCTATAATGATTTACCTTCTAGAAGAAGGGAAGTACATAGAACGGTACGATTTTATGATTCTCGGAATAGACATTGATACAAATGTAATCAACAAAGCCAAGAAAGGAATTTACAGGTCCAGAAGTGTTCATAAACTAAACAAGGAGCTCCTTGAGAAATACTTCAAAAAGACTGCCGATAATAGATACCAAATTAAAAGATTTTTAAGGGAAAATGCAAATTTTCTTACAGTGAATATACTAGATAGGAATAATATGCTAAAGCTTGGAAAATTTAATATCATACTTTCTCGCAATATGTTAATTTACTTCGACCAAAAAAACAGAGAACAGGTGATAAAAACATTTTATGAAATGCTTAATCCAAAAGGGTTCCTTTTCCTTGGACATGCGGAAAATATTAATGTCCCAGATATGTTTGAAGTTGTACGTTTTGGAAACAATTTCTTCTATAGGAAAAGGTAG
- a CDS encoding putative bifunctional diguanylate cyclase/phosphodiesterase — MKRFSKVLRLGKVKISHFFLITHLVLIVSLLFITYELNKFIISQEMEKLSFQTSQAIAEQIVYDLKNFSMSDDKLKDYLSQLKDRFKRRGLKIRLIQNKIVHKKEKIGNKIILVYPIQMKNFSGSIEIEQDISYYIKEINKKITLAALFSLFPGLIVFLLSELSDKELTKSIKSISRKIENINSLDDLSKLEKELLELPFEEFVKIQENINKLIDRIKKIAVDKNILEFETKILEKFMLTSDSINDWRSFLRDILQQLNEIIDYTYFFSIFKEGESKFTATIFWNCKNYKKFTHLVENYIIKVLKEKGLYDENFLIDFEHIPVGKEKICSNLKELLESKEIINIAKALIVDQPLVGGVVGLGVHITETENSTKALAIESILSILLNYVGSIKAISKYTKELEYYATRDPLTGLYNQRLFWELLDYEVNRARRYNYPFSVLVIDLDNFKVVNDTYGHHFGDEFLVEIARIIQNTLRKGDVIARYGGDEFAIILPLADIEQALSIATRIIENLNKFSIRAPDGKKIKATASIGIATFPYHGKTAKELFTVADSMMYKAKEEGKGKVAVPSQEDIAELLQSAADKSFIILDAVENKKVIPYYQPIKNLKTGKIEAFEVLMRIEHEGKILTADKFIETAENLGLVYKLDLILLEKVMETIVQKFKDKFKCKLFFNLSPKSLIISDFIQKIDSIIGSNINPNQVVFEITERETVRNIKLLEKFTLNLKEKGYQFAIDDFGAGFASFQYVKFLPIDYVKIDGEFIRSLPSSRMDKAFVMSLITLAKALNIKTIAEFIENEEIEQTVKELGVDCGQGFYLGKPTSDISNFLE; from the coding sequence TTGAAAAGGTTTTCTAAAGTTTTGAGATTAGGCAAAGTTAAAATAAGCCACTTTTTCTTAATAACTCATTTAGTATTGATAGTATCACTGCTGTTCATAACATACGAATTAAACAAGTTCATTATATCACAGGAAATGGAAAAACTCTCCTTTCAGACATCTCAGGCTATTGCCGAACAAATTGTTTATGATCTTAAAAACTTCTCTATGTCTGATGATAAACTGAAAGATTATTTATCTCAATTAAAAGACAGATTTAAAAGGAGAGGCTTAAAAATCAGACTTATTCAAAATAAAATAGTGCATAAAAAAGAGAAAATAGGTAATAAGATAATTCTTGTTTATCCAATCCAAATGAAAAACTTTTCAGGAAGTATAGAAATAGAGCAGGATATTTCTTACTACATCAAAGAAATAAATAAGAAAATTACTTTAGCAGCTCTATTTTCCCTATTTCCTGGACTAATCGTCTTCTTACTTTCCGAACTTTCAGATAAAGAGTTAACAAAATCCATAAAATCCATATCTAGGAAGATAGAAAACATCAATAGTTTAGATGATTTATCAAAACTTGAAAAAGAGTTACTTGAATTACCATTTGAGGAATTCGTAAAAATTCAAGAAAACATAAATAAGTTAATCGACAGAATCAAAAAGATTGCTGTTGATAAGAATATCTTAGAGTTTGAAACTAAAATCCTAGAAAAGTTCATGCTGACCTCTGATTCGATAAATGATTGGCGTTCTTTTCTAAGAGATATATTACAGCAGCTCAATGAAATTATTGATTATACTTATTTCTTCTCAATATTTAAGGAGGGAGAATCGAAATTTACAGCTACTATCTTTTGGAACTGTAAAAACTATAAAAAATTTACTCATCTAGTCGAAAACTACATTATCAAAGTTTTAAAAGAAAAAGGACTTTACGATGAAAATTTCTTGATAGACTTTGAACATATTCCTGTAGGAAAGGAAAAAATTTGTTCAAATCTTAAAGAACTTCTTGAATCCAAAGAGATAATCAATATTGCAAAAGCCTTAATAGTAGACCAACCTTTAGTTGGTGGAGTAGTAGGTCTAGGAGTTCACATAACAGAAACTGAAAACAGCACAAAGGCGTTAGCAATAGAAAGTATCCTTTCTATTTTGCTCAACTATGTAGGTTCTATAAAAGCCATAAGTAAGTACACTAAAGAACTAGAGTATTACGCTACGAGAGATCCTCTTACTGGACTCTACAATCAAAGGCTCTTCTGGGAGCTCTTAGATTACGAAGTAAACAGAGCAAGGAGGTACAACTATCCATTCTCAGTCTTAGTTATTGACCTTGATAATTTTAAAGTAGTAAACGATACCTACGGACATCACTTTGGGGACGAGTTTTTAGTTGAAATTGCAAGAATAATACAAAACACCTTAAGGAAGGGAGATGTTATTGCTAGGTACGGAGGAGACGAATTCGCAATTATCCTTCCCCTAGCAGACATAGAGCAGGCTTTATCCATTGCTACAAGAATCATAGAGAACTTAAATAAATTTTCTATACGAGCTCCTGATGGAAAAAAGATAAAAGCTACAGCATCCATAGGAATTGCTACGTTTCCTTACCATGGAAAGACTGCCAAAGAACTTTTCACCGTTGCTGACAGTATGATGTACAAGGCGAAAGAGGAAGGAAAGGGAAAAGTAGCCGTTCCTTCTCAGGAAGATATAGCAGAACTTCTTCAAAGTGCTGCGGATAAAAGTTTTATCATCTTAGATGCTGTTGAAAATAAGAAAGTAATACCTTATTACCAACCTATTAAAAACTTGAAAACAGGAAAGATTGAAGCTTTCGAAGTTTTAATGAGAATTGAGCACGAAGGGAAGATACTTACTGCAGATAAGTTTATCGAGACTGCAGAAAATTTAGGATTAGTTTATAAGTTGGATCTTATTCTGCTTGAAAAAGTTATGGAAACAATAGTTCAAAAATTTAAAGATAAGTTTAAATGTAAACTATTTTTCAATTTATCACCTAAAAGTTTGATAATTTCGGACTTTATACAAAAAATCGACAGTATCATTGGTTCTAATATTAATCCTAATCAAGTAGTATTTGAGATAACAGAGAGGGAAACAGTTAGAAACATAAAACTCTTGGAGAAATTTACACTTAACCTAAAAGAAAAGGGTTATCAATTTGCTATAGATGACTTTGGAGCCGGATTTGCTTCTTTCCAGTACGTTAAATTTCTTCCTATTGACTACGTTAAAATCGATGGAGAATTTATTCGCTCCTTGCCAAGCAGCAGGATGGACAAAGCATTTGTAATGAGTTTGATTACCCTTGCTAAAGCTTTAAATATAAAAACAATAGCAGAGTTTATAGAGAATGAGGAAATAGAACAAACCGTTAAAGAACTTGGCGTTGATTGCGGGCAAGGATTTTACCTAGGAAAACCCACTTCAGACATTTCAAACTTTTTGGAATAG
- a CDS encoding chemotaxis protein CheW: MKENILVVRIGKEFLAIKAKNIKSIIEVDQRDLKINSSLSSHTLGFVKHYKNIYPLISPSILFNKKNPSLDSLFDKNRVTVVIIQIDSKAYALPVTQVITIEEAKKVEIENSEVSVFALRNGFVEELNVKIFENLKVPFLNLKSEREKLEKSQQRKKSYYLEVTIEGKKFCIDARLVRKVVELDSISGVRLSDQKWISEVYSVGGEAIKAGNLKKLLEIEEKTKEKFLVILEKNKKTFALVVDKVEDIIEITEDKKTKSFKSNDILSDFINTNNDVIPLISSSFLEEILEKESTAVHKKEEHKKESSEEENTYLIVKIGNVRIGIELKNVKKLVRSENTRVTSYRNLGGIVQVGQEIFPILNIANELDEKIRLDLKRADYLIVEKDNRNIAIPISQVEGLTKTSTSQITGSNKRNIFSKAIVDENGEALSILNTDLLLRRAYES; the protein is encoded by the coding sequence ATGAAAGAGAATATTCTTGTTGTAAGAATAGGAAAGGAATTCTTAGCAATAAAGGCTAAGAATATTAAATCCATAATCGAGGTAGATCAAAGAGACCTGAAAATAAACTCTTCCCTTTCTTCTCACACTTTAGGTTTTGTGAAACACTATAAAAATATCTACCCGCTAATATCCCCTAGTATTCTCTTTAATAAAAAGAACCCTTCTCTAGACAGTTTATTTGATAAAAATCGGGTTACAGTTGTTATCATACAGATTGATTCTAAAGCGTATGCCCTTCCAGTTACTCAGGTGATAACAATTGAAGAGGCTAAAAAAGTAGAAATAGAAAACAGTGAAGTTTCTGTTTTTGCTCTAAGAAACGGGTTTGTTGAAGAACTTAATGTTAAGATCTTTGAAAACTTAAAGGTTCCTTTTCTTAATCTGAAATCAGAGAGAGAGAAGCTAGAAAAGTCACAACAAAGGAAAAAGAGTTACTACCTTGAAGTAACCATAGAAGGTAAAAAATTTTGTATTGATGCAAGACTCGTAAGAAAAGTAGTAGAATTGGATTCTATTTCCGGCGTCCGTCTATCGGATCAAAAGTGGATAAGTGAGGTATATTCTGTAGGTGGAGAAGCTATTAAAGCAGGAAATCTCAAAAAACTTTTGGAAATTGAAGAAAAAACCAAAGAAAAGTTTCTTGTAATTCTTGAAAAAAACAAAAAAACATTTGCACTTGTGGTTGACAAAGTTGAGGATATTATAGAAATTACAGAAGATAAAAAAACTAAAAGTTTTAAAAGTAATGACATTTTAAGTGATTTTATAAATACTAACAATGACGTTATCCCTTTAATTTCCTCTTCTTTTCTAGAGGAAATTCTTGAGAAGGAATCTACTGCAGTTCACAAAAAGGAGGAACATAAAAAAGAAAGCTCAGAAGAAGAAAATACTTATTTAATCGTTAAAATTGGTAATGTAAGAATAGGAATTGAGCTCAAAAATGTAAAAAAACTTGTACGCTCTGAAAATACTAGAGTAACAAGCTATAGGAACCTTGGAGGAATTGTTCAGGTGGGGCAAGAAATCTTCCCTATACTTAACATTGCCAATGAGCTTGACGAAAAAATTAGACTGGATTTGAAAAGAGCAGATTACTTAATTGTAGAGAAAGATAACAGGAACATCGCTATCCCAATTTCCCAAGTTGAAGGATTAACGAAGACTTCCACAAGTCAAATTACTGGTTCTAATAAGAGAAACATCTTTTCAAAGGCAATTGTCGACGAAAATGGTGAAGCATTAAGCATTCTTAACACAGATTTATTACTAAGGAGAGCTTATGAGTCTTAA